The nucleotide window GAGATCTTAATATTCTGTTGAAATGGTCGTCCAAGGATTTTGACAACTGGACCATGGCTACAGCAGAGATTATTCATGAAATGATCATGAACCAGGATATCACCCAGGAAGATCTTGCCAAGAGATTTGCCATTTCACAGTCTTCGGTAAGCCAGAGACTGAAGCGAGCCAACTATGAGCTCATCGTGGAAACCAATCAGTATTTCAGAAAGAAAATCTCAGAACTATAAGCATGATCTTCATCAAACTCATATTGGCACATCTACTCGGAGATTTTACACTTCAGCCAAATTCATGGGTTGCAGATAAGGAGAACTATAAACTGAAAAGTAAGTATTTATACCTTCACGTTCTGATACACACTGCTTTAAGCTTTATTTTCCTTTGGGATCTTCAGCTTTGGTGGGTAGCCGTTCTGGTAGGATTTACTCACTTTATTATTGATGCAGCCAAGCTTACATTTCAAAATGTAAAAACTAAGAAAAGATGGTTTTTTATTGACCAGCTGCTGCATATTTTAGTGATTGGCGGAATTTCTTTTTATTTCCAGGAATTCAGTTTCGGATTTTTACAGAATCAGGAATTTTTAAAGATAATCATGGCGGCATTGTTTCTTACAACCCCTGCTTCTGTTTTTATCAAAATTTTATTGTCATCATGGACACCCGCTCCGGATGGCCCAAACACTATTCAAACCGAATCTTTATCAAGTGCCGGAAAATATATCGGAATTTTAGAACGTCTTATGGTCTTCACTTTTATCATGGTGAACCACTGGGAAGGCGTAGGTTTCATGGTGGCTGCCAAATCTGTTTTCAGGTTCAGCGACCTTGCACAGGCAAAACAGAGAAAGCTCACAGAGTATGTACTGATTGGTACACTGCTGAGTTTTGGACTGGCTGTCTTAACAGGAATAATAATAAAATAAATCAATAAATCTAACTACAATTTAGAAAGTAAAATTATGAGTCAAAAGAAAGAAATGTTGTACGAGGGGAAAGCAAAACAAGTATTTGCAACCGATAATCCTGATGAAGTAGTAGTACGTTTCAAAGACGATGCTACAGCATTTAACGCTCAAAAAAGAGGTCAGGTAGACCTTAAAGGGGAAATGAACAATGCCATCACTACCCTTATTTTTGAGTACTTGAATGAAAAAGGGATTAAAACTCATTTCATCAAAAAACTAGACGAAAGAGAGCAGCTGGTAAGAAAAGTTTCTATCATTCCTTTGGAAATGGTTGTAAGAAACTATTCTGCAGGAAGCATGGCACAAAGATTAGGAGTGGAAGAAGGAATTAAATCTCCGGTAACCATCTTCGATATCTGCTATAAAAAAGATGAGCTGGGAGATCCGCTTATCAACGATCACCATGCCGTTTTCTTAGGAGCAGCTACTTATGAAGAGCTTGACGAAATGTATGAGCTGTCTTCAGATATCAATGACATTCTTATCGAACTGTTTGACAAAATCAATATCATTCTGGTAGATTTCAAAATCGAATTAGGAAAAACTTCAGACGGTGAAATCATCTTAGCTGATGAGATCTCTCCTGATACCTGCAGACTTTGGGATAAAGATACCATGAAGAAATTAGACAAAGACAGATTCAGAAGAGACCTGGGAGAAGTTACTGAGGCTTATGTTGAAATCTACAACCGTCTTAAAAATCTTTTACAGAAATAAGATTTAATTTATTTAAAGATTAAACCATTTAAAAATTAAACAGGCTGTAATCTTTTTAATCATTAAATTTTTTAATCTTTTAATTTAGAAAAAATAGAAATGAAAAGTTTAGACATTCATAAAAGTGAATATTTAAAACAGTTTGAAACCCAGACTTACGGAAGAAATCTTTTCAGAACTCAGGAAGAGGAAAGACTGGATGCTCCTAATGAAGAGTGTGGGATCTTCGGATTGTATTCGGATAGTGATCTGGATACATTCTCTCTTTCGCAGTTCGGGCTTTTTGCTTTGCAGCACAGAGGCCAGGAAGCCTGTGGTATTTCCGTCCTGAAAGAAGGGAAAATCACAAATATGAAAGACGAAGGACTTGTTTTGGATGTTTATAAAGACATTCACGAACCTGAAACTTTTATGGGAAATTCTGCAATTGGTCATACCCGTTATACCACTGCAGGAGATAAAAAGAAATATAATTTTCAGCCATTTTTCGCAAAAAACGAATATGACCAGATTATACTTTCTATAGCACACAATGGTAACCTTACCAATGCAAAAGAATTAAAAGCAGAACTGGAAGCTGAAGGCGTTGTTTTCAGAGCGACTTCCGATTCTGAAGTTATCCTGAGACTCATCCAGAAAAACCTTGATTTAGGTCTTCGCGGAGCTATCAAAGCAACCATGGAAAAGATTGAAGGTGCTTATTCTGTAGTTGGAATGACGAGAAACAAATTCTTTGCATTCAGAGACTTCAATGGTATCCGCCCGCTGGTGTTGGGAGCTATTGATGAGAAATCGTATGTTGTAGCTTCGGAATCTGTTGCCTTAGATGCTGTGGGAGCACAGTATGTACGTGATATCCTTCCCGGTGAAATCATTTATACCAATGAAAACGAGCCTGGAAAACTTCATTCTTATATGATGGATGAGACGAAAGGAAAGCAGAGAATCTGCTCTTTTGAATATATCTATTTTGCAAGACCTGACTCTACGCTTGAAAACATCAATGTATATGAGATCAGAGAAAAATCCGGTGAAAAAATCTGGGAACAGGCTCCTGTAGAAGCGGATTTGGTAATTGGAGTTCCGGATTCTGGAGTTCCTGCTGCCATTGGTTTTTCAAAGGCTTCCGGAATCCCTTTCCGCCCGGTTCTGATCAAAAACAGATATATCGGAAGAAGTTTCATCGTTCCTACACAGGAAATGAGAGAAAGGGTAGTGAACCTTAAACTGAACCCGATTATCTCTGAGATGAAAGATAAAAGAGTCGTGATCATTGATGATTCTATTGTGCGTGGAACAACATCAAAAAGACTGGTTAAGATCCTAAAAGACGCAGGAGTAAAAGAGATTCATTTCAGAAGTGTTTCTCCGCCAATTATTGCTCCTTGTTACCTTGGAATTGATACACCGTCCAAAGATGATCTGATCTCTGCAAATATGTCTACAGAAGAGCTTAAAAACTACCTTGGGGTAGATTCTTTAGAGTTTTTGAGCATAGATAACCTAAAAGAAATTTTAGGATCTGCTAATCACTGCTTTGGATGCTTTACAGAAGAATATCCTGTAGGAAAAGGAGAAGAAACAGATTTATTCAATTAATCTCTTTAATGAAATAATAAAAAGAACCGGGTATCAACCTGGTTCTTTTGCTTTATAAAATGTAGTAAAAGCTTAATATTCCCTTATTATACAGTATACAGCGGAGTTTTAATTTTATCAGATTAAAACTTCAGGATATGAAAAATATATTTTTAACCGGTGTTTTTCTGCTGGTGGCTCAATTTTACTTTTCACAATCTTTCGATAAGCAGGCTCACCGCGGAGGAAAATCTCTTTTTCCGGAAAATACAATCCCGGCCATGAAAAATGCTTTACAAATGAATGTGACTACATTGGAAATGGATCTGGCCATCACAAAAGACAAGAAGGTAATACTTTCCCATGATGCGTTTCTTTCACCGGAACTGGTTACAAAACCGGATGGAACTTATATTCCCAAAGATTCAGGTTTTTATTACAAAATTTATGAAATGCCTTATGCGAAGATTAAAACCTTTGATGTAGGCTTAAAAAAGCTTGACAGATATCCTGATCAAAAGAAAATGAAGGCTCAGAAACCTCTTTTTTCAGACGTAATAGATGCCTGTGAAGCATACGCCCGTGAATTGAAAAGACCGTTACCTTATTATAATATAGAAACAAAAACGCGTCCTTTCTCAGACAATATATTTCATCCGGAGCCTAGAGAATTTGTTGATCTGATGATGAAGATTATTGTTGAAAAGAAAATACAGGATAGAGTAATTATCCAGTCTTTTGATCCCCGAACGCTGGAAATAATTCATAAAGAATATCCTGAAATCAAGACTGCTTTGCTTGTAGAAATGGTAGATGATAAAAAACGGACTCAGCAGCAGGCTTATTTTAAAAATATTCCTCTGGAAAAATTTAAGATGTATCCCGATCATCTGAATGGAGTAGCAGGAGATATGAAATTCCTGAGTTTTACTCCTACGATTTACAGCCCTGAACATACTCTTGTAACAGCACAATTGATAAAGGAATGTCATGCATTGGGTATGAAAGTAATCCCATGGACCGTAAATACCAGAGAAAGATTAAAAGAACTAAAAGATATGGGGATAGATGGCGTTATCAGTGACGATCCCAGAATATTTGAATAAATATCAGATTTTGCTACAATATAAATCGCCGGAAGAATTTCTTCCGGCGATTTTATAGGTGCTGGTTAATGCACTTAGGGTTAAAAAATTGGTTCTTTACTTAGAATTTATAGTTCAGACCTAACTGGAATACTCTGTTGTTATTTTCAGCTGCCGGTCTGCTCTTATCGATTTTTGTAAGGCTGTTCACATATCTTGCATTGATACCAATGTTCGGCGTGATATCATATCCTAAACCAAGACCTAATCCGAAATTGAATCTGTTGATCTGATCTTTGTCAATATCTGTAGAGTGAGAACTTGTAGTAGTGGTTGTAACACCTCCTGTAGTGCTTGCTACAGTTGATTCTCCTTTATTTTTCCCGTTGATGAAATAACTGAATTCAGGTCCTGCTTCAATATAAAAATTATCTACAGGTCTCATTTGAACCATTAACGGAACTGAGATATAGTTCATTTTTACTCTGTCCTCAACTCTAGTCTTCACATTCGTAACTCCATTATCAGTTTCTGTAGATGAAATCACATCTTTTGCTCCCATTTGATTGTATAATACCTCTGGCTGGAAGCTGAATTGTCTTGAAATTGGAATATTAACGAATGCACCAGCGTGGAAACCTAATTGCTGAGAGTTGATCCCGAATTTCTGCTTGCTGAAGTAAGATGAGTTTCCTCCTGCTTTAATACCGAATCTAACCGGTTGAACATCTTTTTTTAGTGGCGATGCTGTTACTGTATTGGTCTCTGTTTTTGTTTCTGTTTCCTGAGCAAAAGCTAATACACCAGCAGTTAATGCTAATCCTAAAAATAACTTCTTCATAATTTTATTTTTTAATTTTACTATTTGTGTGTCGATCATTTCAATCAGACCCGAATTATTTTGCAAATTGCTTGCCAAAGTTGAAAAAGGTCTGTTTATAAGGGTTTGGGAGCGGTTTTTTAAAAGATTTTTTTTAACCATTTATCCCTTTTTATTGAATAAATGTACTGCTATACCCGTTATGTATGAAAAGAGTTTAATGTAAAAAATACTTTATTGCTGATCAACGAAATAATGAAAAATTAAAAAAATGAGAGTGTTTTTACACAAATAAAGAGGTATTTTGGATTGTTTTTTAAGCCGGACATAAAAAATACCGGACTTTGTGCCCGGCATGCGTTTTTGAAAATTAATATCTCTATTTAAATTGATAAGCAACTCCAACCTGGAGTACATTATTTCTTACCTTATTATTATAATAATCATGCTTAAAAATGTCTGTGATACCTGCTGTAAATCTGGCTGTTACACCAAAGTTCCGGGTAAAATAATATCCTGCACCCATTCCTATCCCAAAATTGAATCTATTGTAAAGGTCCATTGAGATTTTATTGGAAAAGCTTTCATTATAAATGCTTACCGTACCATTGTAAGTATTTTGAGCTCTTTGGTCTCCTTCAACTTTTCCGCCCAGAAGAAGCCCGAATTCCGGTCCTGCTTCTACATAAAGCTGAGGAAGGATATGATATTGAACCATTACAGGCAGAACAAGGTAGTTCAGATTGGTCTTATAATTAAATTCCTGTATTATCAACTGATTGCCCAAGGCAGATCCATAGGTATATTTCCCTTCTGTTTTTGAGCCCATTTGGCTAAAAAGAAGTTCCGGCTGTACACTGAATTTTTCTGCAACAGGAATATTGACAAATACGCCGATATAGGAGCCAAGCTTTAACTTTTGGTTATTGTCAGCATTATCAGCTTTACCAGTGCTAAGTGTAGAGGCATTGAATCCTGCTTTAACACCAAATGTGACGGGAGATTTTGAAGAAACTGACTGTTGTTTTTCCTGAGCGTTCAATAAAAGTGATCCGGCCAATGCCAGTCCTGAAAATACCTTTTTCATGATTAAAGTTTTAAACCGATTAATGCAGCAAAATATCTGCCATAAAAGAGAAAAGTAATATAAATCGCACAATAAGCGAAAAAGTCAGGCTTAAACTAATAAACCTGACTTTTTCTATTGAAATCAAAATGTATTTTCATTGTTGAGCAAAATACTTTTCAGTATTCTGTTGTTTCGGACAAACCGATGCAGTTCTCGTTAAAAGTTTATGGTAATAGTTAGGTTTCAGTTTTATATCCAGTTGAATTAAAATAAATGAATTACGCTTACTTATTGTATAACAGGAACTGTAAGTTGGAATTCCGGATTAGGGTACAATCAGTACTCAATACGCAAATTTCTTG belongs to Chryseobacterium gleum and includes:
- the purC gene encoding phosphoribosylaminoimidazolesuccinocarboxamide synthase, giving the protein MSQKKEMLYEGKAKQVFATDNPDEVVVRFKDDATAFNAQKRGQVDLKGEMNNAITTLIFEYLNEKGIKTHFIKKLDEREQLVRKVSIIPLEMVVRNYSAGSMAQRLGVEEGIKSPVTIFDICYKKDELGDPLINDHHAVFLGAATYEELDEMYELSSDINDILIELFDKINIILVDFKIELGKTSDGEIILADEISPDTCRLWDKDTMKKLDKDRFRRDLGEVTEAYVEIYNRLKNLLQK
- a CDS encoding porin family protein; this encodes MKKVFSGLALAGSLLLNAQEKQQSVSSKSPVTFGVKAGFNASTLSTGKADNADNNQKLKLGSYIGVFVNIPVAEKFSVQPELLFSQMGSKTEGKYTYGSALGNQLIIQEFNYKTNLNYLVLPVMVQYHILPQLYVEAGPEFGLLLGGKVEGDQRAQNTYNGTVSIYNESFSNKISMDLYNRFNFGIGMGAGYYFTRNFGVTARFTAGITDIFKHDYYNNKVRNNVLQVGVAYQFK
- a CDS encoding porin family protein; amino-acid sequence: MKKLFLGLALTAGVLAFAQETETKTETNTVTASPLKKDVQPVRFGIKAGGNSSYFSKQKFGINSQQLGFHAGAFVNIPISRQFSFQPEVLYNQMGAKDVISSTETDNGVTNVKTRVEDRVKMNYISVPLMVQMRPVDNFYIEAGPEFSYFINGKNKGESTVASTTGGVTTTTTSSHSTDIDKDQINRFNFGLGLGLGYDITPNIGINARYVNSLTKIDKSRPAAENNNRVFQLGLNYKF
- the purF gene encoding amidophosphoribosyltransferase codes for the protein MKSLDIHKSEYLKQFETQTYGRNLFRTQEEERLDAPNEECGIFGLYSDSDLDTFSLSQFGLFALQHRGQEACGISVLKEGKITNMKDEGLVLDVYKDIHEPETFMGNSAIGHTRYTTAGDKKKYNFQPFFAKNEYDQIILSIAHNGNLTNAKELKAELEAEGVVFRATSDSEVILRLIQKNLDLGLRGAIKATMEKIEGAYSVVGMTRNKFFAFRDFNGIRPLVLGAIDEKSYVVASESVALDAVGAQYVRDILPGEIIYTNENEPGKLHSYMMDETKGKQRICSFEYIYFARPDSTLENINVYEIREKSGEKIWEQAPVEADLVIGVPDSGVPAAIGFSKASGIPFRPVLIKNRYIGRSFIVPTQEMRERVVNLKLNPIISEMKDKRVVIIDDSIVRGTTSKRLVKILKDAGVKEIHFRSVSPPIIAPCYLGIDTPSKDDLISANMSTEELKNYLGVDSLEFLSIDNLKEILGSANHCFGCFTEEYPVGKGEETDLFN
- a CDS encoding DUF3307 domain-containing protein, with translation MIFIKLILAHLLGDFTLQPNSWVADKENYKLKSKYLYLHVLIHTALSFIFLWDLQLWWVAVLVGFTHFIIDAAKLTFQNVKTKKRWFFIDQLLHILVIGGISFYFQEFSFGFLQNQEFLKIIMAALFLTTPASVFIKILLSSWTPAPDGPNTIQTESLSSAGKYIGILERLMVFTFIMVNHWEGVGFMVAAKSVFRFSDLAQAKQRKLTEYVLIGTLLSFGLAVLTGIIIK
- a CDS encoding glycerophosphodiester phosphodiesterase family protein, whose protein sequence is MKNIFLTGVFLLVAQFYFSQSFDKQAHRGGKSLFPENTIPAMKNALQMNVTTLEMDLAITKDKKVILSHDAFLSPELVTKPDGTYIPKDSGFYYKIYEMPYAKIKTFDVGLKKLDRYPDQKKMKAQKPLFSDVIDACEAYARELKRPLPYYNIETKTRPFSDNIFHPEPREFVDLMMKIIVEKKIQDRVIIQSFDPRTLEIIHKEYPEIKTALLVEMVDDKKRTQQQAYFKNIPLEKFKMYPDHLNGVAGDMKFLSFTPTIYSPEHTLVTAQLIKECHALGMKVIPWTVNTRERLKELKDMGIDGVISDDPRIFE